In Stieleria varia, one genomic interval encodes:
- a CDS encoding Rpn family recombination-promoting nuclease/putative transposase, protein MNEPDGTMPPYRGVEMQVSVYAGLIERLVYYASSMYVDQLSEGGNYALAAPSISICLLSRVLFSETTQAHHRFQLLDKQSGRSIPNGIEVHTVELTKYALAEQTIPGASKLNQWVFLLLHAQDYDGETLRRLLPGIEFETAISTIETISAKTEDKQMYDQREKAQRDYEWAISGARQEGREEGREEGREEGRLAGQIQLLQQLLGEAPTGDAELLPQGIDALTKRMSALQKQLRDRES, encoded by the coding sequence ATGAACGAGCCTGATGGCACGATGCCGCCTTACCGTGGCGTGGAGATGCAAGTATCGGTCTACGCGGGCCTGATCGAGCGACTGGTTTACTACGCCAGTAGCATGTATGTCGACCAACTGTCCGAGGGCGGAAACTACGCCCTGGCCGCGCCCTCGATTTCGATTTGCCTGCTCAGCCGCGTCCTTTTCTCCGAAACCACCCAAGCTCACCACCGTTTTCAGCTATTGGACAAACAGAGCGGCCGTTCAATTCCCAACGGGATCGAAGTCCACACGGTAGAATTGACGAAATATGCCTTGGCAGAGCAAACGATCCCTGGAGCGAGTAAGTTGAACCAATGGGTGTTCCTGTTGCTGCACGCCCAGGATTACGACGGGGAAACTCTTCGCCGATTGCTCCCCGGGATTGAGTTTGAGACAGCGATTTCCACCATAGAAACCATCTCCGCAAAAACGGAAGACAAGCAGATGTACGACCAACGCGAAAAGGCTCAAAGGGACTACGAGTGGGCCATTTCAGGTGCCCGTCAGGAAGGACGAGAGGAAGGACGTGAAGAAGGACGAGAGGAGGGCAGACTAGCTGGCCAAATCCAGCTTCTTCAGCAGCTCTTGGGCGAGGCACCCACCGGTGATGCGGAACTGCTCCCGCAAGGCATCGATGCACTTACGAAGCGAATGTCAGCCCTTCAGAAGCAACTGCGCGACAGGGAATCTTGA
- a CDS encoding 50S ribosomal protein bL37, with protein MAKPHHKLKKANHGRRPASAKARKAKRRKIKT; from the coding sequence ATGGCCAAACCACATCACAAGTTGAAGAAAGCGAACCACGGGCGTCGTCCCGCCAGCGCGAAAGCACGCAAGGCAAAGCGCAGAAAGATCAAGACTTAA
- a CDS encoding Gfo/Idh/MocA family protein yields MAKRVAMVGLGFGSEFIPIYQAHPDAEVAAICRRNETELNKAGDQFGIDRRYTQYEDVLADPDIDFVHINSPIPDHASMSLAALDAGKHVMCTVPMATNIEDCRKIVEKVQQTGLKYMMAETVVYSREFLFIKDLYEKGELGEIQHLAASHPQDMDGWPSYWQEMIPMHYATHVVSPCLGLTDALAEYVSCFGSGRVREDIAKKSGCSFAVESCHIKLLNSDVSAHIWRFLYDVARQYRESFDVYGTKKSFEWTLIENEPHVLHTAKKPEHEIAEKIEVPDFAHLLPEEIRRFTLPSEIHDSEHLSFVQGGGHGGSHPHLVNEMVRALVDDRDPRPNAVTSANWTCVGICAHESATKGGEIVRLPEFTLG; encoded by the coding sequence ATGGCTAAACGTGTTGCGATGGTGGGACTGGGTTTTGGTTCGGAATTCATTCCCATATATCAAGCCCACCCGGATGCGGAGGTCGCTGCGATTTGCCGGCGAAACGAAACCGAGCTGAACAAGGCCGGAGACCAGTTCGGGATCGATCGCCGCTACACTCAATACGAAGACGTCTTGGCGGACCCGGACATCGATTTCGTCCACATCAACAGCCCGATCCCCGATCATGCCTCGATGTCGTTGGCGGCCTTGGATGCCGGCAAACATGTGATGTGTACCGTCCCGATGGCCACCAACATCGAGGACTGCCGCAAGATCGTTGAAAAGGTCCAGCAAACCGGATTGAAATACATGATGGCCGAAACGGTCGTCTACAGCCGCGAGTTCTTGTTCATCAAGGATCTGTACGAGAAGGGCGAACTGGGCGAAATCCAACACCTCGCGGCCTCGCACCCGCAAGACATGGACGGTTGGCCGAGCTACTGGCAAGAAATGATTCCGATGCACTACGCCACGCACGTGGTCAGCCCCTGCTTGGGCCTGACGGACGCATTGGCCGAGTACGTCAGTTGCTTTGGCAGCGGCCGCGTGCGAGAGGACATCGCCAAGAAATCAGGATGCTCCTTTGCCGTCGAATCCTGTCACATCAAACTGCTCAATAGCGATGTCTCGGCGCACATTTGGCGGTTCTTGTACGACGTTGCCAGGCAGTATCGCGAAAGCTTTGACGTCTACGGCACCAAGAAAAGTTTTGAATGGACGCTAATCGAAAACGAACCGCACGTCCTGCACACGGCCAAGAAGCCCGAGCACGAGATTGCTGAGAAGATCGAAGTCCCGGACTTTGCGCACCTCCTGCCCGAAGAAATCCGCCGTTTCACTTTGCCGTCGGAGATTCACGACTCCGAGCACTTGTCGTTCGTTCAAGGCGGCGGTCACGGCGGCTCGCACCCGCACCTTGTCAACGAAATGGTTCGTGCCTTGGTCGACGATCGTGACCCCCGCCCCAACGCCGTGACCAGTGCCAACTGGACGTGCGTCGGCATCTGCGCTCACGAATCGGCAACCAAAGGAGGCGAGATCGTCCGCCTGCCGGAATTCACCCTCGGCTGA
- a CDS encoding transposase — MTVPHELNDLIAANQGTAPEYRGQSENQHVLGYLAKYVAGVAIGDRRLIRVNDHEVVFDAKDYRDKSHVEVSMPPKEFCYEFSRHILPHGMPRTR, encoded by the coding sequence GTGACCGTGCCGCATGAACTCAACGATCTGATCGCCGCCAACCAAGGCACAGCGCCGGAGTACCGTGGCCAGAGCGAGAATCAGCACGTCCTCGGCTACCTGGCCAAGTACGTGGCGGGCGTGGCGATTGGTGATCGGCGATTGATCCGCGTCAACGATCACGAGGTGGTGTTCGACGCGAAGGACTATCGCGACAAGTCGCATGTGGAAGTGTCGATGCCGCCCAAGGAGTTCTGCTACGAGTTCTCCCGACACATCCTGCCGCACGGGATGCCACGCACCCGCTAG
- a CDS encoding transposase, with translation MRLPINLADESALRSVLATVQNKDWIADIQGTPPEYRGQSENQHVFGYLAKYVAGVAIGDGRLIRVKDDEVVFDAKDYRDMSRVEVSMPPKEFCYAFSRHILPHGMPRTRYAGCFAPNVRKKYLELCRKLWKQSHPESEDPLELDSQSPLEESTTKEPHDYRCKKCNGLVDPAGQLEGSLTVSLLAVAHWVVTWQQTQAASTQVVPHWRRALAEVIKLRCTLPSKNAFINGMRSGLIQPDAHWLSLIEQAIELVSEEVEWPEATVRPP, from the coding sequence TTGCGATTGCCGATAAACCTGGCGGACGAGTCGGCTTTGCGGTCCGTTTTGGCAACAGTGCAAAATAAAGACTGGATCGCCGACATCCAAGGCACGCCGCCTGAGTATCGTGGCCAAAGCGAGAATCAACACGTCTTCGGATACTTGGCCAAGTACGTGGCGGGGGTGGCGATTGGTGACGGGCGATTGATCCGTGTCAAAGATGATGAGGTGGTGTTCGACGCGAAGGACTATCGCGACATGTCGCGTGTGGAAGTATCGATGCCGCCAAAAGAGTTCTGCTACGCGTTCTCGCGGCACATTCTGCCGCATGGAATGCCACGCACCCGCTACGCAGGCTGCTTCGCCCCCAACGTACGTAAAAAGTACCTGGAGTTGTGTCGCAAGCTGTGGAAGCAATCGCATCCCGAATCCGAAGACCCTTTGGAGTTGGATTCGCAATCGCCTTTGGAAGAATCAACAACCAAGGAACCTCACGACTATCGCTGCAAGAAGTGCAACGGCTTGGTCGACCCGGCCGGCCAGTTGGAAGGATCGCTGACGGTCTCGCTGTTGGCGGTCGCGCATTGGGTGGTGACATGGCAGCAGACGCAAGCCGCATCGACTCAGGTTGTTCCGCATTGGCGACGGGCACTCGCAGAAGTGATTAAGCTGCGTTGCACGCTGCCGAGCAAGAACGCATTCATCAATGGCATGCGATCTGGACTGATTCAGCCTGATGCTCATTGGTTGAGCCTGATCGAACAGGCGATCGAATTGGTGAGCGAAGAAGTAGAGTGGCCCGAAGCAACCGTGAGGCCACCGTGA
- a CDS encoding alpha/beta hydrolase, whose translation MSIAEKTAFAQDGNGASKPAATGITEGSVNYKTVGDRTLRIDWTRPADWQPTDRRPAIAFIHGGGWTGGKPGQFAPHSQELAGLGVVCFRIEYRLLKGKSGPPADCVSDVSDAFRFIRGNAGQLGIDPDRIAAGGGSAGGHLAAFLGMMDDEVIDGVSRKPNLLCLFNPVYDNGPGQWGDKRVGDEYPKYSPAHNISKDDPPAIVFLGTNDSLIPVETAERFRDNMIKAGVESRLFLYKDQPHGFFNANKSDGKYYRLTVDEMLSFLKTHGWIDG comes from the coding sequence ATGAGCATCGCGGAGAAGACGGCCTTTGCCCAGGACGGAAACGGAGCCTCAAAGCCCGCTGCCACAGGGATCACCGAGGGCTCCGTCAACTACAAGACCGTCGGCGATCGAACGCTTCGCATCGATTGGACGCGTCCGGCCGATTGGCAACCGACCGACCGCCGTCCAGCGATTGCGTTCATTCATGGCGGCGGATGGACGGGCGGCAAACCTGGGCAATTCGCTCCCCACAGCCAGGAGCTGGCAGGGCTGGGCGTCGTCTGTTTTCGAATCGAATACCGATTGCTCAAGGGCAAGTCGGGACCGCCGGCGGACTGCGTCAGCGATGTCTCGGACGCGTTTCGTTTCATCCGTGGCAACGCAGGCCAGTTGGGCATTGACCCCGATCGTATCGCAGCCGGTGGAGGCTCCGCCGGCGGGCACTTGGCAGCTTTCTTGGGGATGATGGACGACGAAGTCATCGACGGTGTTTCACGCAAACCGAATTTGCTTTGTTTGTTCAATCCCGTCTACGACAACGGTCCCGGCCAGTGGGGTGACAAGCGAGTGGGCGACGAATATCCCAAATACAGCCCGGCTCACAACATCAGCAAAGACGACCCGCCGGCGATCGTGTTCTTGGGCACCAACGACAGCTTGATCCCCGTCGAAACAGCCGAGCGATTCCGTGACAACATGATCAAAGCCGGAGTCGAAAGCCGGTTGTTCTTGTACAAAGACCAGCCGCACGGATTCTTCAACGCCAACAAGTCAGACGGCAAGTATTACCGCCTGACGGTCGACGAAATGCTGTCATTCTTGAAGACGCACGGCTGGATCGACGGGTAA
- a CDS encoding L-serine ammonia-lyase, iron-sulfur-dependent, subunit alpha, whose translation MPVSIFNDVIGPVMRGPSSSHCAAALRIGRLARDLLGGPIDQVLIQFDNSGSLPATHTSQGSDMGLFGGLMGWEANDPRLPDSQRHLIDSGTEIEFEYGDFGDPHPNTYRLTLRGDSGRHQVIAISTGGGMIQVLEIDGFDVSVDGCIDGGYDETLVFIDGDLSAEDTATVGETLHADRVQVHRAAGHSLVQIQSQAPLDDGAVGQAMSGATVESIHRMSPVLPIRSRRSMRVPFESCSQLMSQPGVDDKSLWQWAARYEMARGDLSEDEAIDKMVEIIQILRASVQQGLGGTEYADRVLGYQSGGFEQMLDAGRLLDAGVLNRMVLYTTALMEVKSSMGVIVAAPTAGACAALPASCLAMGESLGLSDREIAQAMLAAGLIGVFIATAWSFAAEVGGCQAEGGSAAAMAAAALVTMAGGTTSQATGAASMALQNMLGLICDPVANRVEVPCLGKNVMAASNAISCANMALAGFDAVIPLDETIDAARRVSERMPREHRCTALGGLATTPTSEKITQRLSQCGSGCGCAPTVTIK comes from the coding sequence ATGCCTGTTAGCATTTTTAACGACGTGATCGGTCCTGTCATGCGTGGCCCCAGCAGTTCACACTGCGCCGCTGCGCTTCGGATCGGTCGCCTGGCTCGCGATCTGCTGGGTGGTCCAATCGACCAAGTATTGATTCAGTTTGACAACTCGGGTTCCCTGCCCGCCACGCACACCAGCCAGGGTTCCGACATGGGGTTGTTCGGCGGCTTGATGGGTTGGGAAGCGAACGACCCCCGATTACCCGATTCGCAACGTCACTTGATCGATTCGGGCACCGAAATCGAATTCGAGTACGGTGATTTCGGCGACCCGCATCCCAACACCTATCGGTTGACTCTGCGGGGTGATTCGGGCAGGCATCAGGTGATCGCGATCTCGACCGGAGGTGGGATGATCCAAGTGCTTGAAATCGACGGTTTCGATGTCAGCGTCGATGGTTGTATCGATGGCGGTTATGACGAGACGCTTGTGTTCATCGATGGAGACCTTTCAGCGGAGGACACGGCGACGGTCGGAGAGACACTGCATGCCGATCGCGTCCAAGTCCACCGGGCCGCTGGTCATTCGCTGGTGCAGATTCAGTCGCAGGCACCGCTAGATGATGGTGCCGTCGGGCAGGCGATGAGCGGGGCAACGGTTGAATCGATCCATCGAATGTCACCGGTGCTGCCGATCCGGTCACGGCGATCGATGCGAGTTCCCTTTGAAAGCTGTTCGCAACTGATGTCACAGCCCGGCGTCGACGACAAGTCGCTTTGGCAATGGGCTGCCCGGTATGAGATGGCTCGCGGTGATCTGTCGGAGGACGAAGCGATCGACAAGATGGTCGAGATCATCCAGATCCTGCGTGCAAGTGTTCAACAGGGACTTGGCGGAACCGAATACGCCGACCGAGTTCTGGGTTATCAGTCCGGCGGTTTTGAGCAGATGCTCGATGCCGGTCGACTACTGGATGCCGGCGTGCTAAACCGAATGGTGTTGTACACCACCGCGTTGATGGAAGTAAAAAGTTCGATGGGCGTCATCGTTGCAGCTCCGACCGCTGGGGCGTGCGCGGCGCTGCCCGCAAGTTGCCTGGCGATGGGCGAGTCGTTGGGGTTGTCCGATCGCGAGATTGCGCAAGCGATGCTGGCTGCGGGCTTGATCGGTGTCTTCATTGCCACCGCGTGGAGCTTTGCCGCAGAGGTCGGCGGCTGTCAGGCCGAAGGTGGCTCGGCTGCGGCGATGGCCGCGGCGGCACTCGTCACCATGGCCGGTGGGACAACGTCTCAGGCAACCGGCGCCGCATCCATGGCGTTGCAGAACATGCTCGGTTTGATTTGCGATCCCGTCGCCAATCGCGTCGAAGTGCCTTGCTTGGGGAAAAACGTGATGGCTGCCAGCAACGCGATCTCGTGCGCCAACATGGCTTTGGCAGGATTCGATGCAGTGATCCCGCTGGATGAAACCATCGACGCGGCGCGACGTGTCTCCGAACGCATGCCAAGAGAACATCGCTGCACAGCGTTGGGCGGATTGGCAACCACACCGACATCGGAAAAGATAACCCAACGACTGAGTCAATGCGGCAGCGGATGCGGATGCGCTCCAACGGTGACCATCAAATAG
- a CDS encoding putative 2-dehydropantoate 2-reductase, which yields MRDQSTTTNSDTSKRRYAILGTGALGGLYGGMLAKAGHEVHFLLRSDFDHVREHGLRVDSIWGDFHLKDVHAHSDAATIPPCDVTIVAMKTTANELLPKLLPGPTGDNGLVLVLQNGLGVEQDVGAIVGEDRVLGGCCFLCSNKVGPGHIKHIDFGRIVFGALRTPSLAAESLSAIQSELVDAGIDAHASDDLRMVRWRKLMWNIPFNGLSVALDASTKEIVEEPHSAAMAETIIREVYEGAKACGAAIDPVWIRKTMDNTRSMVPYDSSMRLDFLAGRPMELETIFARPIRDAMSAGQRMPCVEMLHRQLSFIQSRSRSN from the coding sequence ATGAGAGACCAAAGTACAACAACGAACTCGGACACCTCCAAGCGACGCTACGCGATACTGGGCACCGGTGCCTTGGGTGGCCTGTACGGAGGGATGCTGGCCAAAGCGGGGCACGAAGTGCACTTTCTGCTGCGCAGCGATTTCGATCACGTCCGCGAGCACGGGCTGCGGGTCGATTCCATCTGGGGCGACTTTCACTTGAAAGACGTTCACGCGCACAGCGATGCCGCGACGATCCCTCCGTGTGACGTCACCATCGTTGCCATGAAGACGACGGCAAACGAGTTACTGCCCAAGCTGCTGCCGGGGCCGACGGGTGACAACGGACTGGTATTGGTGCTGCAAAATGGATTGGGGGTCGAGCAAGACGTCGGGGCGATCGTAGGCGAGGATCGTGTGCTGGGTGGATGCTGTTTTTTGTGCAGCAATAAAGTCGGCCCGGGGCACATCAAGCACATTGATTTCGGACGCATCGTCTTTGGCGCGCTACGCACGCCATCGCTTGCCGCAGAGAGTCTTTCCGCGATCCAAAGCGAGCTGGTCGATGCCGGGATCGATGCACACGCCTCGGATGATTTACGGATGGTGCGATGGCGAAAACTGATGTGGAACATTCCCTTCAATGGATTGTCCGTTGCGCTGGATGCGTCCACCAAGGAAATCGTGGAAGAGCCACATTCAGCGGCGATGGCGGAAACCATCATCCGCGAAGTGTACGAAGGTGCGAAAGCGTGCGGTGCGGCGATCGATCCGGTTTGGATCCGAAAGACGATGGACAACACGCGATCGATGGTGCCCTACGACAGCAGCATGCGTCTGGATTTCTTGGCCGGTCGACCGATGGAGTTGGAGACGATCTTTGCACGGCCGATACGCGATGCGATGTCAGCGGGCCAGCGGATGCCCTGTGTGGAGATGTTGCACCGGCAACTGAGCTTTATTCAGTCGCGTTCGCGCTCGAATTAG
- a CDS encoding endo-1,4-beta-xylanase, translating to MRSMHPIYLVASLLFTVGLAHDSLAQESPAPSGAVAVGSVALKDAVGERFKIGVGVSERVLSDSASADLIVKHFQILTPENCMKPQGIHPAENQWNFDATDRFVDFVKRNQLELVGHCLVWAKDDRTDQWMKEEAGGQPVTREKLLQRIEDHVAKVVQRYHESATMWDVVNEALADGEDGYLRESVYSTTTGIDFIETAFRAARKHDPDALLIYNDYNCHFPGKRKKLIRLLGELKERGVPVDAYGMQGHFELGDDSLSQLRETFDSLRELGIKVVVSELDIDVVTRGRWWADGGAHRDELKTFDPYKEGLPKDIEQKETQQYVALFRLFDEYQDVIARVSFWNLHDGQSWLNYFPWDRVNYPLLFDRNLKPKSVFDAVVEVLTETSPR from the coding sequence ATGAGATCCATGCATCCAATCTATCTTGTCGCGTCACTGTTGTTCACCGTCGGCTTGGCCCATGATTCGCTGGCGCAGGAATCGCCGGCACCGAGTGGCGCAGTGGCGGTCGGTTCTGTTGCGTTGAAAGATGCGGTCGGTGAACGTTTCAAGATCGGTGTGGGTGTCAGCGAACGCGTGCTATCCGATTCTGCGAGTGCCGATCTGATTGTCAAACATTTTCAGATTCTGACACCGGAAAACTGCATGAAACCGCAGGGGATTCATCCGGCTGAAAACCAATGGAACTTCGACGCCACCGACCGCTTCGTCGATTTCGTCAAACGAAACCAACTGGAGTTGGTCGGCCATTGTTTGGTCTGGGCCAAAGATGATCGCACCGACCAGTGGATGAAAGAGGAGGCCGGTGGCCAGCCGGTGACGCGAGAAAAGCTACTGCAGCGTATCGAGGATCACGTCGCCAAGGTCGTTCAGCGATACCACGAATCGGCGACCATGTGGGATGTCGTCAATGAAGCACTCGCGGACGGTGAGGATGGCTATCTCCGTGAATCGGTTTACTCCACAACCACGGGCATCGATTTCATCGAAACAGCGTTTCGCGCTGCTCGCAAGCACGATCCGGATGCCTTGCTGATTTACAACGACTACAACTGCCATTTCCCGGGTAAGCGAAAAAAGCTGATCCGGTTGTTGGGGGAACTGAAAGAACGCGGGGTGCCCGTCGACGCCTACGGAATGCAAGGGCACTTTGAACTCGGCGATGATTCCTTGAGCCAACTTCGCGAAACCTTTGACTCGCTCCGAGAGCTTGGCATCAAGGTGGTCGTTTCCGAATTGGACATCGATGTGGTGACGCGTGGGCGATGGTGGGCGGATGGCGGAGCGCACCGGGACGAACTGAAAACATTCGATCCCTACAAAGAAGGACTCCCCAAGGACATTGAGCAGAAAGAGACGCAGCAGTACGTCGCGTTGTTTCGGCTTTTTGATGAATACCAAGACGTCATTGCTCGCGTGTCATTCTGGAACCTCCATGACGGACAAAGCTGGCTCAATTACTTTCCTTGGGATCGAGTCAACTATCCGTTGCTGTTCGATCGCAATCTGAAACCGAAATCCGTGTTCGATGCGGTTGTCGAGGTATTGACGGAAACGTCGCCTCGTTGA
- a CDS encoding 3-hydroxyacyl-ACP dehydratase FabZ family protein → MPKADFFVDLALLDFDNPIADLETIRQYNPQRHEMEHLTGILYEDTERLVCAGYKQVSHDEFWCRGHMPGMPVMPGVIQLEAVAQLSSFFAQKNDLLGAEMVGFGGVDGARFRDVVVPGDRLVLMIQLTKARRNRMIVANFQGVVGEKLVVDGSLIGIPLPVQAVKDHLQKRAIANSSANATE, encoded by the coding sequence GTGCCCAAAGCAGATTTTTTCGTCGATCTCGCGTTGTTGGATTTTGACAATCCGATTGCCGATTTGGAAACCATCCGGCAATACAATCCGCAACGCCATGAAATGGAACATCTGACCGGTATCCTGTATGAGGACACCGAGCGGTTGGTTTGCGCGGGGTACAAACAAGTTTCCCACGACGAATTCTGGTGTCGTGGCCACATGCCTGGAATGCCGGTCATGCCCGGGGTGATCCAGCTGGAGGCCGTGGCGCAACTATCTAGCTTCTTTGCACAAAAGAACGACCTGCTGGGTGCCGAGATGGTCGGCTTTGGCGGCGTCGATGGTGCCCGCTTCCGTGACGTCGTCGTCCCGGGCGATCGCTTGGTGCTGATGATTCAATTGACCAAGGCGCGACGCAATCGCATGATTGTTGCGAATTTCCAAGGTGTCGTCGGCGAAAAACTGGTTGTCGACGGATCGCTCATCGGAATCCCGTTGCCCGTCCAAGCGGTCAAGGACCATCTGCAGAAACGCGCGATCGCTAATTCGAGCGCGAACGCGACTGAATAA